CCATGAACAAGTCGGATCTCATAGAGGCGCTGCGAAAGGAAACCGGTCTCTCACAAATCAAAGCCACGCAAGTTGTTAACCTGTTCTTCGACCGGATTACTCAGGCCCTGGCAAGGGGCGACAGGGTAGAGATCCGGGGCTTTTGCAGCATTTTCGTAAAGGCATATCAAGGCTACACTGGCCGAAATCCCAAGACAGGCGCACACACCCAAGTGTCACAAAAAAAACTACCCTTCTTCAAATGTGGCAAGGAACTGAAAGAAAGGGTTGATTATAAATAAGCGAAGAACCAAACAAGGAGGAAATTGATCATGGCGACAAAGAAGAAGGCTCCAGCGAAAAAAGCTACGGCAAAGA
The window above is part of the Deltaproteobacteria bacterium genome. Proteins encoded here:
- a CDS encoding integration host factor subunit beta, giving the protein MNKSDLIEALRKETGLSQIKATQVVNLFFDRITQALARGDRVEIRGFCSIFVKAYQGYTGRNPKTGAHTQVSQKKLPFFKCGKELKERVDYK